Proteins from one Cicer arietinum cultivar CDC Frontier isolate Library 1 chromosome 3, Cicar.CDCFrontier_v2.0, whole genome shotgun sequence genomic window:
- the LOC101492708 gene encoding probable auxin efflux carrier component 8 translates to MISLSDVNHVVTKTVPLYVTMILAYVSVKWWKIFTQEQCSGINKFVAKFSVPLLSFQVISSNNFYKMSLKLMYADFIQKLLAIILLIAITKISGRGGLKWIITGFSLSSLPNTLILGIPLIKAMYKEEAVVLLAQVVFLQSMIWYNLLLFLYEFDAAKNMVSATPSQGTGELETAREMQLKGEEDEDPVLTKRKKKIFPILVTVGKKLIRNPNTFASLIGFIWSSIKFRWGIHMPEVVSQSIELLSNGGLGMAMFSLGLFMASQSSMITCGPRNTMVAIGLKVLVGPALMVVASFLIGLRNTLFKVAIVQAALPQGIVPFVFAKEYNVHPSILSTAILLGMLIALPVELAFYFLLAL, encoded by the exons ATGATTTCCTTATCAGATGTTAATCATGTAGTGACAAAAACTGTCCCATTATATGTAACAATGATACTAGCCTATGTATCAGTAAAATGGTGGAAAATCTTCACACAAGAACAATGTTCAGGAATAAACAAATTTGTTGCAAAATTCTCAGTACCCCTTTTGTCATTTCAAGTCATTTCATCCAACAACTTCTACAAAATGAGCCTAAAACTCATGTATGCTGATTTCATTCAGAAACTTCTTGCAATCATTTTGTTGATAGCAATTACTAAGATAAGTGGCAGAGGTGGTTTGAAATGGATTATAACTGGTTTTTCATTGTCATCACTTCCTAATACTTTGATTCTTGGAATTCCTTTGATTAAAGCTATGTATAAGGAAGAAGCTGTTGTTCTTTTAGCACAAGTTGTTTTCTTGCAAAGTATGATTTGGTACAATTTGCTTTTGTTTCTTTATGAGTTTGATGCTGCTAAGAACATGGTTTCTGCAACACCTTCACAAGGAACAG GAGAATTGGAGACGGCTCGCGAAATGCAATTGAAAggagaagaagatgaagatccAGTTCtaacaaaaaggaaaaagaagattTTTCCCATTCTTGTAACAGTGGGAAAGAAGCTAATAAGAAATCCAAATACTTTTGCATCTTTAATTGGCTTCATTTGGTCAAGCATAAAGTTCAG GTGGGGAATACATATGCCTGAAGTGGTTAGTCAATCAATAGAACTATTGTCTAATGGAGGTCTTGGCATGGCAATGTTCAGCTTAG GTCTGTTTATGGCATCACAGTCAAGCATGATAACATGTGGGCCAAGGAATACAATGGTTGCAATTGGACTGAAAGTTTTGGTAGGGCCTGCTCTAATGGTTGTGGCATCCtttctcattggattaagaaACACATTGTTTAAAGTTGCAATTGTTCAG GCAGCTCTACCACAAGGAATTGTTCCTTTTGTTTTTGCTAAAGAATATAATGTCCATCCATCCATCTTAAGCACTGC GATATTGTTAGGAATGCTCATTGCCTTGCCAGTGGAATTAGCTTTCTATTTCCTCTTAGCACTTTGA
- the LOC101492376 gene encoding outer plastidial membrane protein porin has product MAKGPGLYTDIGKKARDLLFKDYHSDQKFSITTYSPTGVAITSSGTKKGELFLADVNTQLKNKNVTTDIKVDTESNLFTTITVNEPAPGVKAILSFKVPDQTSGKVELQYLHDYAGLSGSFGLKANPIVNLSSVVGTNVLAIGADLSFDTKLGELTKSNAGLSYAKDDLIASLTLNNKGDALNASFYHLVNPLTNTAFGVDVNHRFSTKENTFTLGTQHALDSLTTVKARVTNAGKASALIQHEWRPKSLFTISGEVDTKAIEKSAKVGLSLALKP; this is encoded by the exons ATGGCTAAGGGTCCAGGTCTCTACACCGACATCGGCAAGAAAGCCAGAg ATCTGTTGTTCAAGGACTATCACAGTGATCAGAAATTCAGCATCACCACTTACTCACCAACTGGAGTT GCTATCACTTCATCAGGTACAAAGAAAGGTGAACTGTTTCTGGCTGATGTTAATACCCAGTTGAAGAACAAAAACGTCACCACTGATATCAAAGTTGATACAGAATCTAAC CTTTTCACAACTATCACTGTCAACGAACCTGCTCCTGGTGTGAAGGCTATTTTAAGCTTCAAAGTCCCTGATCAGACTTCTGGGAAG GTGGAACTACAATACTTGCACGACTATGCTGGATTGAGCGGCAGCTTTGGGTTGAAAGCAAACCCAATTGTTAACTTATCTAGTGTTGTTGGAACTAATGTTCTTGCTATTGGTGCTGATCTTTCTTTTGATACCAAACTTGGGGAGTTGACAAAATCTAATGCTGGACTGAGCTACGCCAAAGATGACTTGATTGCCTCATTGACTCT GAACAACAAAGGTGATGCGCTGAATGCTTCATTCTATCATCTTGTTAACCCCTTGACCAACACTGCTTTTGGTGTTGATGTGAATCATAGATTCTCAACCAAAGAGAACACCTTCACACTTGGCACCCAGCATGCATTGGATTCATTGACCACAGTGAAGGCTCGCGTGACCAACGCTGGCAAGGCAAGTGCTCTTATCCAGCACGAGTGGCGTCCCAAATCACTCTTTACCATTTCCGGTGAGGTAGACACCAAGGCCATTGAAAAGAGTGCTAAGGTTGGATTGAGTTTGGCTCTCAAACCCTGA
- the LOC101491808 gene encoding serine/threonine-protein kinase PBL34-like isoform X1, whose product MGFRNNAIQAGSLDFGKSKGKMKKDDDEKEIGCCVKFSCFGKCLPSRSKVDTSISGTTSAHSVEKTSAYEKRKKEKSAPPGSSTTSNAESIPSTPKFSEELKVSSHLRKFTFNELKLATRNFRPESLLGEGGFGCVFKGWIEENGTAPVKPGTGLTVAVKTLNHDGLQGHKEWLAELDILGDIVHSNLVKLIGFCIEDDQRLLVYQFMPRGSLENHLFRKGSLPLPWSIRMKIALGAAKGLHFLHEEAQRPIIYRDFKTSNILLDAEYNAKLSDFGLAKDGPQGEKTHISTRVMGTYGYAAPEYVMTGHLTSKSDVYSFGVVLLEMLTGRRAVDKNRPNGEHNLVEWARPVLGDRRLLFQIIDPRLEGHFSIKGAQKSAQLAAQCLSRDPKVRPMMSQVVQALKPLQNLKDMAIASYHFQVVRVDRTMSMPNSKNSMQKQLTSLSRKGQPVRILSSPNGQHGSPYRHYTKSPKPNG is encoded by the exons ATGGGGTTTAGGAATAATGCAATTCAAGCTGGAAGTTTGGATTTTGGGAAGTCAAAGGGaaaaatgaagaaagatgaTGATGAGAAGGAAATTGGGTGTTGTGTTAAATTTAGTTGCTTTGGAAAGTGCTTACCTTCAAGATCAAAGGTTGATACTTCCATAAGTGGTACTACAAGTGCTCATAGTG TGGAAAAAACATCTGCatatgagaaaagaaaaaaggaaaaaagtgcTCCTCCAGGATCATCTACAACTAGTAATGCAGAAAGTATACCTTCCACTCCAAAGTTCAGTGAGGAATTGAAGGTTTCTTCTCATTTGAGAAAATTCACATTCAATGAGCTAAAGTTGGCAACTAGGAATTTCAGACCGGAGAGTCTTCTTGGCGAGGGAGGATTCGGTTGCGTCTTCAAGGGTTGGATCGAGGAGAACGGAACTGCACCTGTGAAACCAGGTACTGGACTTACCGTCGCAGTAAAGACCCTCAATCATGACGGACTTCAGGGTCACAAAGAGTGGCTT GCTGAGTTAGACATTCTTGGTGATATTGTCCACTCGAATCTCGTTAAATTGATCGGTTTCTGTATTGAAGATGACCAAAGATTATTGGTTTATCAGTTTATGCCCCGTGGAAGTTTGGAGAACCACCTCTTCAGAA AAGGGTCCTTGCCTCTTCCTTGGTCTATCAGAATGAAAATCGCTCTTGGAGCCGCAAAAGGTCTTCATTTTCTTCATGAAGAAGCTCAAAGGCCTATAATCTATCGCGATTTCAAGACATCCAATATTCTATTAGATGCA GAATACAATGCAAAGCTCTCTGATTTTGGACTTGCCAAAGATGGTCCTCAAGGGGAAAAGACACACATATCAACAAGAGTTATGGGAACATATGGTTATGCCGCTCCTGAGTATGTTATGACCG GTCATTTGACATCAAAAAGCGACGTCTATAGTTTTGGAGTTGTGCTACTTGAAATGCTCACTGGTCGGCGAGCTGTTGATAAGAATAGACCAAACGGAGAACACAACCTTGTGGAATGGGCAAGACCTGTACTTGGAGACCGAAGATTGTTATTCCAAATAATTGATCCTCGTCTTGAAGGTCACTTCTCGATCAAAGGGGCACAAAAATCTGCCCAACTAGCCGCTCAGTGTCTTAGCCGTGATCCAAAAGTTAGACCTATGATGAGTCAAGTTGTTCAAGCTCTAAAGCCTTTGCAAAACCTCAAGGATATGGCTATCGCATCTTATCATTTTCAAGTTGTTCGAGTAGATCGTACGATGTCCATGCCGAATTCTAAAAACAGTATGCAAAAACAGTTAACTTCTTTATCAAGAAAGGGTCAACCCGTAAGGATCTTGTCGAGTCCAAATGGTCAACATGGTTCTCCGTATCGTCATTACACCAAGTCACCAAAACCTAATGGATAA
- the LOC101491808 gene encoding serine/threonine-protein kinase PBL34-like isoform X2 has translation MGFRNNAIQAGSLDFGKSKGKMKKDDDEKEIGCCVKFSCFGKCLPSRSKVDTSISGTTSAHSVEKTSAYEKRKKEKSAPPGSSTTSNAESIPSTPKFSEELKVSSHLRKFTFNELKLATRNFRPESLLGEGGFGCVFKGWIEENGTAPVKPGTGLTVAVKTLNHDGLQGHKEWLAELDILGDIVHSNLVKLIGFCIEDDQRLLVYQFMPRGSLENHLFRRSLPLPWSIRMKIALGAAKGLHFLHEEAQRPIIYRDFKTSNILLDAEYNAKLSDFGLAKDGPQGEKTHISTRVMGTYGYAAPEYVMTGHLTSKSDVYSFGVVLLEMLTGRRAVDKNRPNGEHNLVEWARPVLGDRRLLFQIIDPRLEGHFSIKGAQKSAQLAAQCLSRDPKVRPMMSQVVQALKPLQNLKDMAIASYHFQVVRVDRTMSMPNSKNSMQKQLTSLSRKGQPVRILSSPNGQHGSPYRHYTKSPKPNG, from the exons ATGGGGTTTAGGAATAATGCAATTCAAGCTGGAAGTTTGGATTTTGGGAAGTCAAAGGGaaaaatgaagaaagatgaTGATGAGAAGGAAATTGGGTGTTGTGTTAAATTTAGTTGCTTTGGAAAGTGCTTACCTTCAAGATCAAAGGTTGATACTTCCATAAGTGGTACTACAAGTGCTCATAGTG TGGAAAAAACATCTGCatatgagaaaagaaaaaaggaaaaaagtgcTCCTCCAGGATCATCTACAACTAGTAATGCAGAAAGTATACCTTCCACTCCAAAGTTCAGTGAGGAATTGAAGGTTTCTTCTCATTTGAGAAAATTCACATTCAATGAGCTAAAGTTGGCAACTAGGAATTTCAGACCGGAGAGTCTTCTTGGCGAGGGAGGATTCGGTTGCGTCTTCAAGGGTTGGATCGAGGAGAACGGAACTGCACCTGTGAAACCAGGTACTGGACTTACCGTCGCAGTAAAGACCCTCAATCATGACGGACTTCAGGGTCACAAAGAGTGGCTT GCTGAGTTAGACATTCTTGGTGATATTGTCCACTCGAATCTCGTTAAATTGATCGGTTTCTGTATTGAAGATGACCAAAGATTATTGGTTTATCAGTTTATGCCCCGTGGAAGTTTGGAGAACCACCTCTTCAGAA GGTCCTTGCCTCTTCCTTGGTCTATCAGAATGAAAATCGCTCTTGGAGCCGCAAAAGGTCTTCATTTTCTTCATGAAGAAGCTCAAAGGCCTATAATCTATCGCGATTTCAAGACATCCAATATTCTATTAGATGCA GAATACAATGCAAAGCTCTCTGATTTTGGACTTGCCAAAGATGGTCCTCAAGGGGAAAAGACACACATATCAACAAGAGTTATGGGAACATATGGTTATGCCGCTCCTGAGTATGTTATGACCG GTCATTTGACATCAAAAAGCGACGTCTATAGTTTTGGAGTTGTGCTACTTGAAATGCTCACTGGTCGGCGAGCTGTTGATAAGAATAGACCAAACGGAGAACACAACCTTGTGGAATGGGCAAGACCTGTACTTGGAGACCGAAGATTGTTATTCCAAATAATTGATCCTCGTCTTGAAGGTCACTTCTCGATCAAAGGGGCACAAAAATCTGCCCAACTAGCCGCTCAGTGTCTTAGCCGTGATCCAAAAGTTAGACCTATGATGAGTCAAGTTGTTCAAGCTCTAAAGCCTTTGCAAAACCTCAAGGATATGGCTATCGCATCTTATCATTTTCAAGTTGTTCGAGTAGATCGTACGATGTCCATGCCGAATTCTAAAAACAGTATGCAAAAACAGTTAACTTCTTTATCAAGAAAGGGTCAACCCGTAAGGATCTTGTCGAGTCCAAATGGTCAACATGGTTCTCCGTATCGTCATTACACCAAGTCACCAAAACCTAATGGATAA
- the LOC101491494 gene encoding thioredoxin H2, which translates to MGSFLSSFIGGSSEGSSAASDSPDNNRVKTCHSSELLHHYINETSRLVVIDFSASWCGPCKIMEPIIRAMANEITDVDFVKIDVDELSDVAQKFEVQAMPTFVLWKERKEIDRLVGARKDELKTMIQKHIA; encoded by the exons ATGGGTTCATTTCTCTCTTCCTTCATCGGCGGTTCCTCCGAAGGTTCATCCGCCGCTTCCGATTCGCCGGATAATAATCGCGTCAAAACCTGCCACTCATCCGAACTCTTGCACCATTACATCAACGAAACTTCTCGCCTC GTTGTGATTGATTTCTCTGCGTCCTGGTGTGGACCTTGTAAAATTATGGAGCCGATTATTCGTGCTATGGCTAACGAGATCACTGACGTTGATTTCGTCAAGATCGATGTTGACGAATTATCT GATGTGGCGCAGAAATTTGAGGTGCAGGCTATGCCAACATTTGTTTTGTGGAAGGAAAGGAAAGAGATTGATAGGCTTGTTGGGGCCAGGAAGGATGAACTTAAAACCATGATTCAAAAGCATATAGCTTAG